The DNA segment CAAAGCTTAACTCGTCCCTTTATGATATAACATTCTCACTGCATTTTGGAAACTTTTACCAGCAAATTATTCTAGCAAGTATGCACCACATGTAAAAATCCGGGTTCATTTTAACGAGAAGGTCAAAGAATAAAATGAGTTTTGCCATTTGGAAAGGTTCATATACAGACATTAAAGGTCACCAGCCCCTAAAAAGACAGAAATATTACGGGAAGATCCTTGTCCTGCATTAATCATACTTGATCTGGTTCAAGTGCTGTCACTTAAATATACTTCCCTTCCCTGCTATAGTGCGATTGTGTCCTCCATGTGTCGTCTCCAACCAATCCATTCTAAATTTGTATTTTAACAGCTAAAAAAGAAACTAATAAGCACCAAAGCGTTTCATATTCTGGCTTTTAAACATATATTTCCTTTTTAACTTGAGGAAATCAACTCCAGATTATCCAGTTCAGCATTCACCAAATCACGAGTTAGTGTTTCTCTCATCAGATATTGTTTAGCCATTGAACTTTGTCCAGAGAGCTAGTGACAGAGTAAAGGTGTGGTCAAGTTGGGGAACATAGACATAAACGACTATAACATTTACCAACTTAGAGTTCAAGTCTTAGCATGACATTTCAAGCTTCAGCATTTCCCAAGAATACCAGTTACATCAAAGTCTACACTCAGGAAGGAGTCCTTCAAGTGCATGTTTTGCCTCCTCCATAAGAAGACATCATTTAACTTTAACACTAACAACAAAGTGAGACACAAGACTGGCCGGGCCGAGCAGATCACAGCATTTTTGTTACAGCAGTGGTGTCTGGCCAGCTTGCATGCACTTCGATTATTACACCAGGTACCTGCTACCTCCTACCAACACAAGTACCTGGAAGAACTCACCTAGTGTTTTTTTTGTCTCTGCTAGGATTTGAACATTGGTTTCCAAGATTTGCATTCATTTAATTGACCACTAAGCTAGACCCTTGAGTGTAGCTTACAACATTTTCTAGAAAAGGAAAACGAAATTTCAAAACAGTTCATCATCCCCAGGTAAGTTATCAAGTGATGGAAAGAAAAGCTGGAAGAAACCGTAATTGCAAAGCAATAATAGATAAGTTACCTGCCAATGTTTCAAGTCAAGCACTCATTAGGTTCAGCTCTTGTCAATTGAAACTGCTTTCTCAGAGCCATCATGTCAatgtgattttctttccttagctGCAGCATCCAAAATTTCTCAACATCACGTTTGCTGTGTTTGGTTAGGAAAAATACAGTATGTTACACAGGCCTACAACTCTAAGAACACAAGAAGTCTAAAACCCACACAAAAATTTTACATGAATTGAAATTCTAGCATGTTCTCGAGGTTCTTTTATCCCTTTCCAATCAGTGACATCCCCAAAAAAATTTTAACTTGATAAATACTAGAACAGTTTCCCTTAGACCCATTGAGGTGTTTGATAATTGCAGAGCTAGTTCTTCAAGTTTACAAAACTTCCCTTGATTGAAGTTTGCAGTTTTTAGTAGTGTTTGTTTCTCATGCAACAGTATCCAATCTAAGAGCAAGACACTACCAATTTTGCAAACTTTGCATTTCATGCAGTAatgattttctgttttcacaagaATAAACCAAAATCACAGCAGAGAGAGTGAGTGAGAGTGCAGAACGATCACCCAAAAACGGTTCTAATGGGCACATTCAAATGGCATGCAGTTATCAACCAAGGGAACTAAACCATTCCATATATTTACTAAACCAAACTTGGCGCCTCCATAATTTTTGAAACTTGAGAATGTATGAACAAAATAGTCAATAACCTTTGTATTTGAGACGACCACCATTTTAATTGTTAGCGCATTAAGACATCTCTTATCAGTTCAATGAAACTTGCCAGAGCAGATGTCTCAAGACGACAACTAGTTTAAAAAGGATAATTAAGTGAGTCTTATAATTAACCATCAGATGGATAAATAATTGACATACAAGATGCGAGATGAAGACAAAGTTTACATGAACTAATGCTGATCAACTAGACATCGATTTAACCAAACCTTATTCAATTAAGAGTCCCTGAACAATGTGCAAGTCTGACATGCTATTACTTCACATGGAGAACAAGTGAGTCTTTACTTTCATAATATCTATTATTTGTCTTGTTCATCGCACTCGCTTAAACTTAGAGAAAACAGAGGTTGTTTTAGAGGTATTTGTGTGCTCAAGCTAAAATCTGAGTATACTAAACTAGTTGAACATAATGTATTAGACAAGTTCATCCGAGATTTATCTTCTTGTGAACTTACAGCCATCTGACTACTGAGGTACCACGTTAAGAAGGCCAACATTTTATTGCAGCTACGGAGCTTTCGGATGCATTAAAAGGCAGCATTTTTGCACCAATTAAAAGGAGAAATCCATCATTTCTGAATTTTCATAGGAGAAATAGTACCATCTATAATTATATTGCAAAAGCATCAGACAAGGAAGGTAAAGCCCTTGTGGACCACCACAAAAAGCAACAAAAAAATCTGAAAGAAAATAATCAAGGAATGTCGAACAATACCTGTACCGATTTCTGACATTTAAATGAACATCATCCTCAAGTTCACACAGAAGCTTGCTATGAGTAAGACCATCGACGATGTCCTTATCTTGCAACTCCTTCAACAAGCCGATGgcatctttcacacttttttgcCGGCAGACTTCATCAATTACTGTTTGGAAGGTGATGTGGTCAATTGTTCTTCGGTTTTCGTTCATCTCCCACAAGAATTTCACTGCCTCATCAACCTCTCCGCCAAGAGCCAAGGAGTTCACTAGCGAGTTGTACGATTTACTACTAGGTATGAATGCTTTGCACTTCATCTTATCATAAATTTCCTTAGCATTCTTCGTTCGTCCTTGCGCACATAACCCATGAATCAGATAATCATATGAAAATGAGTTGGGCTGGCATTGGTAAACCACGCCCATTTGGTGAAACACCCTAAGGGCATCATTCACATGAAGTGAAAGCACGTATCCTTTTATCATGGTATTCAAGGAAAAGATATCCGGTTCAATCCCATTATCAACCATTTGCTTGAAGAGGGACCTTATAGTGTCCATATACATGTGATTTATATACGAATTATTCCTCCTACTAAGAAGAGCCGCGAAAAGGGTATTATAAGTTTTAATCGACGGCCTACAATCCAATTTCCTACTATTTAACATATGCTTATATATCATCACTGCTCGAGTCAACTTCCTAGCTTCCGTGAAATAATAAATCATTGAATTGAAAAGCGCCTCGGACCCAATAGATGGAACGGCAAGCACTTGATTAACAATATGATCCATTTCTTCATACATTTTCGCTTCACCAAGCCGTTGTATGGCAACATGACACGTCGAAACATCATGCCTAAACCTGTGTTGTTTCGATGCCCAATTGAACAACTCCAAACACACTAAAGGATCATTTTGTGAAGTCATGACATCCCTCAGTTCTTCAGGGGTAAATCTAGGTGGAAGCTGAGTTACAGCCCTTTGAAATCGGGATTCGTCAAGAAGAGGCTTTGCTGCAGCTCTTGCTCTTCTGTTCATCCTCTTCCTCAAAGATCTTGAGGGAGGTCCTCTTAGCCATGTTGGTGAACTTGAACAATAGAAATTGACAAATTGGGTCTGAGCTAAAAGAGGTCTAGGATTTGATGGGTAGTAAATTTGAGGCCAACAACACAATTTTCTTGAACTGTAGCGAAAAGGGTTCACATATGAATGATAATACAAAGTGTTGAAACAAGTAATTTTATTAAAGGTGGGATCTTTAATACAGAAAAGACTTAATTTTGAGCAGGAATGGGTAAAATTGTGCCTAAAAATAAACAGCATATTGAAAATTATACTACCAAAGAACAGGACGAAAAACAGGAAAATAGATCAAGAAAATGCTTACTATGTGGAATTCCGCTTCTCTCAAATTATTGGTGATTATTTTGAATGACCCAACGCAATCTGGGTTTCAAGTTTTGTAGTTCAAATACGTTTTACGATTGTGTCGTTTGAAACAAGCAGTGAGCGGCCAAGTATGTTCGCTCAGCCAAATACGTTTTATTTGTTAAAGGAGTTTTAGGGAAAGGGTTATATTTCAATTAGTCCAAAACTTATTTGAGTCAAAATGAGTGAAGAAAAAGTTTATAACTTATTTAATTCGTCTAACTCAAAATTACGTTTTTGCTTTTGTGTAATTGAGATAATAAAGTTATAATCTTTTCCTTCCAGTATTTTTGGCatcctttatttttatttttattctaaaATAATTGAATTAATATTCTTATTTTTTTCGTTGACGTAACTTATTGTACTCCTCCTAGATACAAATGAGTTACTTGGGACTATGCATATTTAGCTAGCAAAGTCTTCTAATACTTTTTTAACCATTATTTTCAGTCAAAAACCgacaaacaaattaaaataaagaaCCTCTTTTTTAATCAAGTAATAAATTTCAAAGAGAATAGACTTTTgaagaaaatcaaattgaagcaAGAACCTGAATTGAAAGGTACCATCTTAAAGTCTTTAACCGATCATTCTTTTTGTACCATCTTGGTGCGCTTTTTATAaacttttatcttatcaaaaaaaaatctatatctatatagtatctatttatttatctatatttatatctatattatattaaaaagagaatagtatgcattgtggttaagccaagtgtcaAACTAAAATAATGTCACTTgacaattttaggacaacattaataattaaaaattatatatagaaacataattaacggaagtagtttaatgaatcttatatataatctaaatagatcttagacaaatcttacttatatatctatatttaaatttatatgtatattcgtatctatatctatatctatatttatatctatatatctacttatagattttcttctatattagctagaaatatggaggtgaaaaattaattaaaaactatactagaaaaaaataaaaatgtataagacataaattgagataacttatgactatttatactttgaagtaagttaaaatataaaataaaacttaaatttacttaagatattaaagatttattaaatttaaaaattaaataaattcaagcagcaaaataaaccttgtcacacctcctttttaccccgcgccaccgcaaagggggcgcggaagggagtttttccaattaagggacaatcgaaacgacatttatttatttatttcagagtcgccacttgggagatttatggtgtcccaagtcaccggttgaatcccgaatcgaggaaaagaatgactctgtttaacagtctgcgcaccagaaatccggataaggaattttgttaacccgggagaaggtgttaggcattcccgagttccgtggttctagcacggtcgctcaactgtcatattcggcttgattatctgattttatacaattatgaaccttcgtgcaaattttaactgtttaccgctttgttattatttattcaaagaattgcaacgtcgtgagaatgtatctcgaaccacgtcacatcaatgtacccgtggttatcgacatatttcgactctgttgagatttggatttgggtcacataaatgtgcacccgagttttaagaaaattaaattattaaaggcgcgcctaaagcgactagcgtatcatttactttgggtaaggCTGTGAGagtttgctaaacggtccattccgaagtctaagcaatttttaaAGTAAATATTTATCGAGAGCCCcgcaatttttatatttttactcggcgaggctcatctcattctttttaaaagaacggtcctaaagcgactacatttctatttaggttgttctctaaaataaaagaaaatgatcctagttaattacatgctaaaaaaacgtGACATattaattgctagattaagacaaatgttattGAAAGAGAAGATTactgaaattgaaattataaataaaatgcaACATCGACAAATAACATATTCAAAAAAACTAATTAACCTATagctagattaaactcgcatGGTTAGACGAATTGATTCATTGGGACTAAATGCTtttcaactatttgaaactaaacCCACCTTAATTACTGATGCTTACAAAAGTTTGTTGAAGCTAACTCGTTAACTTGGATAACCTATTGGATTAAGGTTCTTATCCTTTCTACATTGAATCGCACTTCAAATATGTCAAGCCTACGGATTCTATAAAATTAATGGCCCTTTTATTTCTGCCTAAAACTGGCAGAACTAAACCTATTCAAACAATTATCCCTTCAAACCAAACAAATCCCCTTTTTAAACAAACGAGCTGCCTGAACCAAACATTAATACCTAATTCACACAATTAGTCCAAATTTATGCCTTAACTAGGTTTATCAGCAGGTTCACGATTAACTTGTTATTTCAGACTGATGCCAGCTCCAATTAGGATTACCTAGACTTGTTTAATTCTAATAACTCAATATACTTAATTCGAAATGAAATAGAATTCTAACTAACATACACTGGAAAGCTATTAATAGTTTACAAATTACAGTttataatcaaaagaaaatagtTCTAGCCAAATATGAATTCCATCGTCCATGTTCTTAATTTGAATTACAAAGATAGATTATACATCTGCCTATCATTTGACTATTAAACATGCAAATACAAATTAAATACTTGACTACTTGAGTATTTCTTTTCACTATAACAGCCGCATCACAatgattcgaaagtgtacctgatagtagaaacagaagaagaaagtgaagatCAGTAGACCAGTAGCTAACAACAACGACAATCAGCACCAAGCAGTACAACAACAATCAGTAAACCCAGCTCAAACGAAACTGAAAACCCAG comes from the Nicotiana sylvestris chromosome 4, ASM39365v2, whole genome shotgun sequence genome and includes:
- the LOC104242091 gene encoding pentatricopeptide repeat-containing protein At2g27800, mitochondrial-like isoform X1; protein product: MLFIFRHNFTHSCSKLSLFCIKDPTFNKITCFNTLYYHSYVNPFRYSSRKLCCWPQIYYPSNPRPLLAQTQFVNFYCSSSPTWLRGPPSRSLRKRMNRRARAAAKPLLDESRFQRAVTQLPPRFTPEELRDVMTSQNDPLVCLELFNWASKQHRFRHDVSTCHVAIQRLGEAKMYEEMDHIVNQVLAVPSIGSEALFNSMIYYFTEARKLTRAVMIYKHMLNSRKLDCRPSIKTYNTLFAALLSRRNNSYINHMYMDTIRSLFKQMVDNGIEPDIFSLNTMIKGYVLSLHVNDALRVFHQMGVVYQCQPNSFSYDYLIHGLCAQGRTKNAKEIYDKMKCKAFIPSSKSYNSLVNSLALGGEVDEAVKFLWEMNENRRTIDHITFQTVIDEVCRQKSVKDAIGLLKELQDKDIVDGLTHSKLLCELEDDVHLNVRNRYSKRDVEKFWMLQLRKENHIDMMALRKQFQLTRAEPNECLT
- the LOC104242091 gene encoding pentatricopeptide repeat-containing protein At2g27800, mitochondrial-like isoform X2, with protein sequence MNRRARAAAKPLLDESRFQRAVTQLPPRFTPEELRDVMTSQNDPLVCLELFNWASKQHRFRHDVSTCHVAIQRLGEAKMYEEMDHIVNQVLAVPSIGSEALFNSMIYYFTEARKLTRAVMIYKHMLNSRKLDCRPSIKTYNTLFAALLSRRNNSYINHMYMDTIRSLFKQMVDNGIEPDIFSLNTMIKGYVLSLHVNDALRVFHQMGVVYQCQPNSFSYDYLIHGLCAQGRTKNAKEIYDKMKCKAFIPSSKSYNSLVNSLALGGEVDEAVKFLWEMNENRRTIDHITFQTVIDEVCRQKSVKDAIGLLKELQDKDIVDGLTHSKLLCELEDDVHLNVRNRYSKRDVEKFWMLQLRKENHIDMMALRKQFQLTRAEPNECLT